In Nomascus leucogenys isolate Asia chromosome 8, Asia_NLE_v1, whole genome shotgun sequence, a single genomic region encodes these proteins:
- the LOC105740233 gene encoding olfactory receptor 1J4 has translation MKGENQSSVSEFLLLGLPIWPEQQAVFFAMFLGMYLTTVLGNLLIILLIRLDSCLHTPMYFFLSHLALTDISFSSVTVPKMLISMQTQDQSIPYAGCVAQMYFFIFFTVLDNFLLTSMAYDRYMAICHPLRYTTIMKEELCTFLVAVSWVLSCTNALSHTLLLAQLSFCADNTIPHFFCDLAALLKLSCSDISLNELVIFTVGLAVITLPLICILISYGHIGVTVLKAPSSKGIFKALSTCGSHLSVVSLYYGTIIGLYFLPSSSASSDKDIIASVMYTVVTPLLNPFIYSLRNRDIKGALKRLFNRATVLSQ, from the coding sequence ATGAAGGGTGAGAACCAGAGCAGCGTGTCTGAGTtcctcctcctgggcctccccatCTGGCCAGAGCAGCAGGCTGTGTTCTTCGCCATGTTCCTGGGCATGTACCTGACCACGGTGCTGGGGAACCTGCTCATCATCCTGCTTATCCGGCTGGACTCTTGCCTCCACACCCCCATGTACTTCTTCCTCAGCCACTTGGCTCTCACTGACATCTCCTTTTCATCTGTCACTGTCCCAAAGATGTTAATAAGCATGCAAACTCAGGATCAATCCATTCCTTATGCAGGGTGTGTAGCTCAgatgtattttttcatatttttcactgTTCTGGACAATTTCCTTCTCACCTCAATGGCATACGATCGGTACATGGCCATCTGTCACCCCCTCCGCTACACCACTATCATGAAAGAGGAACTGTGTACCTTCTTAGTAGCTGTGTCCTGGGTACTCTCCTGTACCAATGCCCTGTCTCACACTCTTCTCCTGGCCCAGCTGTCCTTTTGTGCTGACAACACCATCCCCCATTTCTTCTGTGACCTTGCTGCCCTACTCAAGCTCTCATGCTCAGATATCTCCCTCAATGAGCTGGTCATTTTCACAGTGGGACTGGCAGTCATTACTCTACCACTAATATGCATCTTGATCTCTTATGGTCACATTGGGGTCACTGTCCTGAAGGCTCCATCTTCCAAGGGGATCTTCAAAGCCTTGTCCACCTGTGGTTCCCACCTCTCTGTGGTGTCTCTGTATTATGGCACAATTATTGGACTGTATTTTCTCCCCTCATCCAGCGCTTCCAGTGACAAGGACATAATTGCCTCTGTGATGTACACAGTGGTCACCCCATTGCTGAATCCCTTCATTTATAGCCTAAGGAACAGAGACATAAAGGGAGCCCTGAAGAGACTCTTCAACAGGGCAACAGTCTTATCTCAATGA
- the LOC100586147 gene encoding olfactory receptor 1J2, whose protein sequence is MHLTTVLGNLLIILLIRLESCLHTPMYFFLSHLALTDISFSSVTVPKMLMDMQTKYRSILYEECISQMYFFIFFTDLGSFLITSMAYDRYVAICHPLHYTVIMREELCVFLVAVSWILSCASSLSHTLLLTRLSFCAANTIPHIFCDLAALLKLSCSDIFLNELVRFTVGVVVITLPFMCILVSYGYVGATILRVPSTKGIHKAFTCGSHLSVVSLYYGSIFGQYLFPTASSSIDKDVIVAVMYTVVTPMLNPFIYSFRNRDMKEALEKLFSRATVFFW, encoded by the coding sequence ATGCACCTGACCACGGTGCTGGGGAACCTGCTCATCATCCTGCTTATCCGGCTGGAGTCTTGCCTCCACACCCCCATGTACTTCTTCCTCAGCCACTTGGCTCTCACTGACATCTCCTTTTCATCTGTCACTGTCCCTAAGATGCTGATGGACATGCAGACTAAGTACAGATCGATCCTCTATGAGGAATGCATTTCtcagatgtatttttttatattttttactgacCTGGGCAGCTTCCTTATTACATCAATGGCATATGACCGATATGTTGCCATATGTCACCCTCTCCACTACACTGTCATCATGAGGGAAGAGCTCTGTGTCTTCTTAGTGGCTGTATCTTGGATTCTGTCTTGTGCCAGCTCCCTCTCTCACACCCTTCTCCTGACCCGGCTGTCTTTCTGTGCTGCAAACACCATCCCCCACATCTTCTGTGACCTTGCTGCCCTGCTCAAGCTGTCCTGCTCAGATATCTTCCTCAATGAGCTGGTCAGGTTCACAGTTGGGGTGGTGGTCATTACCCTGCCATTCATGTGTATCCTGGTATCATATGGCTACGTTGGGGCCACCATCCTGAGGGTCCCTTCAACCAAAGGGATCCACAAAGCGTTCACATGTGGCTCCCATCTTTCTGTGGTGTCTCTCTATTATGGGTCAATATTTGGCCAGTACCTTTTCCCGACCGCAAGCAGTTCCATTGACAAGGATGTCATTGTGGCTGTCATGTACACAGTGGTCACACCCATGTTGAACCCCTTTATCTACAGCTTTAGGAACAGGGACATGAAAGAGGCCCTTGAGAAACTCTTCAGTAGAGCAAcagtttttttttggtga